A genomic segment from Aegilops tauschii subsp. strangulata cultivar AL8/78 chromosome 1, Aet v6.0, whole genome shotgun sequence encodes:
- the LOC109732252 gene encoding uncharacterized protein: MNASEDGDRRRRRSQTHESYEADGVARLHPQDHASEEGAGVARRRSTRPRARPRSQIHASGEGAGVICRVSIPAALASPFEDDDLLREILLRLPPQPSSLLRASAVCKRWRCAATDPKFLHRFRTHHRKPPLLGVFHVRNRDDIVFTPILDAPDRIPPQRFDFGSITEVMLVLLDCRHGRVLLVDVERDQAIVSAPITGEQRLLPIPSEFEFNDDVNGAVLCAASDHDHVHESCHSSPFKVVLISDVAEDNRLLVCLLLGDWRME; encoded by the coding sequence ATGAACGCAAGCGAGGAcggcgaccgccgccgccgccgttcccaaACCCACGAGAGTTACGAGGCAGACGGAGTGGCCCGCCTCCATCCCCAGGATCACGCGAGCGAGGAGGGAGCCGGAGTGGCTCGCAGGCGCAGTACGCGCCCCCGCGCCCGCCCTCGTTCCCAGATCCACGCCTCCGGCGAGGGCGCCGGAGTGATCTGTCGCGTCAGCATTCCGGCGGCGCTGGCCTCGCCGTTCGAAGACGACGACCTCCTGAGGGAGATTCTCCTCCGTCTCCCGCCGCAGCCCTCCTCGCTACTCCGGGCCTCCGCCGTCTGCAAGCGGTGGCGATGCGCCGCCACCGACCCCAAGTTTCTCCACCGCTTCCGCACGCACCACCGGAAGCCGCCCCTCCTCGGCGTCTTTCACGTGCGCAACCGGGATGATATCGTCTTCACCCCAATACTGGACGCACCCGACCGCATCCCTCCTCAGCGATTCGACTTTGGCAGCATCACGGAGGTGATGCTCGTACTGCTCGATTGTCGCCACGGTCGCGTCCTTCTCGTTGACGTGGAGCGGGATCAGGCCATCGTGTCCGCCCCCATCACCggcgagcagcgcctcctgcccATTCCGTCGGAGTTCGAATTCAACGATGATGTCAACGGGGCTGTGCTCTGCGCTGCCAGCGACCATGACCATGTGCACGAAAGCTGCCACTCGAGCCCCTTCAAGGTAGTGTTGATCTCCGATGTTGCAGAGGATAATCGACTCTTGGTGTGTTTACTCCTCGGAGACTGGCGAATGGAGTGA